Proteins co-encoded in one Methylomonas albis genomic window:
- the grpE gene encoding nucleotide exchange factor GrpE: MSHQQSSHEQQSDSDLIAEVLEQTNPANAEEQSNEAPATGEGLTVEALQQQLEQAQQQAAANLDKAIRTMAEMENLKKRVQKDLDDERKYGLAKFAKELLSVLDSLELGLQAATGDSPEIVRLREGSELTIKQFESVFAKFNIETVDPTGQPFNPEMHQAMVMQPSATAQPNTVLNVFQKGYVLNGRLLRPAMVVVAKADDKPADSAKIDEQA, translated from the coding sequence ATGAGTCATCAGCAGTCAAGCCACGAACAACAGTCGGATAGCGATTTAATCGCCGAAGTGTTGGAACAAACTAATCCGGCTAACGCCGAAGAACAGTCTAACGAAGCGCCTGCTACGGGTGAAGGTTTGACTGTGGAAGCCTTGCAACAGCAGTTGGAACAAGCTCAACAACAAGCCGCCGCCAATCTGGATAAAGCGATTCGCACCATGGCGGAAATGGAGAACCTGAAAAAACGCGTACAAAAAGACTTGGATGACGAACGTAAATACGGGCTGGCGAAATTCGCCAAGGAATTGCTAAGTGTATTGGATAGTCTGGAATTAGGCCTACAAGCGGCGACCGGCGATAGCCCGGAAATTGTGAGACTGCGCGAAGGCAGTGAATTGACCATCAAACAATTCGAGTCGGTATTCGCCAAATTCAATATCGAGACCGTAGATCCCACCGGCCAACCGTTCAACCCGGAAATGCACCAGGCCATGGTGATGCAACCAAGCGCCACTGCCCAACCCAATACCGTGTTAAACGTTTTCCAAAAAGGTTATGTATTGAACGGTCGTTTGCTGCGTCCGGCCATGGTGGTAGTCGCCAAAGCCGACGACAAGCCTGCCGATAGCGCAAAAATTGATGAGCAGGCTTGA
- the hrcA gene encoding heat-inducible transcriptional repressor HrcA encodes MAGGQDLNERSLYLLKTLVERYIQDGQPVGSRILSKDPQLKLSPASIRNVMADLEEMGLIHSPHTSAGRVPTVSGYRLFVDSLLTVKPLASSELDHLQHGLQGDADKASDVLSKASKLLSDVTRMAGVVTLPRRESVTLRHIEFLPMSNTRVLVIFVTDDQEVHNKIIHTHKQFSPAELQQAANYLNSVYSGRSLAKIRDLILQEMEQDQRQVNQGMIDAVNMAQLTFTEQPNDDYVLSGETNLMGFSELSDMERLKQLFEAFSQKRGVIHLLDQCLQTEGVQIFIGQESGYSAFDHCSLVTAPYSVNDEVVGVLGVIGPTRMAYEKVIPFVDVTAKLLGAALNPK; translated from the coding sequence GTGGCTGGCGGACAAGATTTAAACGAAAGATCGCTGTATTTATTGAAAACCTTGGTTGAGCGTTATATCCAGGACGGCCAGCCTGTTGGTTCGCGTATATTGTCTAAAGATCCGCAACTCAAGCTCAGCCCCGCTAGTATTCGTAATGTGATGGCGGATCTGGAAGAGATGGGCTTGATACATTCCCCGCATACTTCGGCCGGCCGAGTACCGACGGTGAGTGGCTATCGTTTGTTCGTCGACAGTTTGTTAACGGTCAAACCTTTGGCATCCAGCGAATTGGACCATTTGCAGCACGGCTTGCAAGGCGACGCGGATAAAGCCAGCGATGTGCTGAGCAAGGCCTCTAAATTATTGTCTGATGTGACGCGGATGGCCGGCGTAGTGACATTGCCGCGTCGGGAAAGCGTTACATTGCGGCATATCGAATTCCTGCCCATGTCCAATACTCGGGTGTTGGTTATTTTCGTCACCGACGATCAAGAAGTACATAACAAAATTATCCACACCCATAAGCAGTTTAGCCCCGCCGAATTGCAACAGGCTGCCAACTATTTGAATTCAGTCTATTCCGGTCGTAGCTTGGCGAAAATCCGTGATCTGATACTTCAGGAAATGGAGCAGGATCAGCGGCAGGTTAATCAGGGCATGATAGACGCTGTCAACATGGCGCAGCTTACCTTCACCGAACAGCCTAACGACGATTATGTGTTGAGTGGCGAAACCAATTTAATGGGCTTTTCCGAGCTGTCGGATATGGAGCGACTGAAACAGTTGTTCGAAGCGTTTAGTCAAAAGCGTGGCGTGATCCATTTATTGGATCAATGTTTGCAGACGGAAGGCGTGCAGATATTTATCGGCCAAGAGTCCGGCTATAGCGCATTCGATCATTGCAGTCTGGTGACGGCGCCTTATTCGGTCAATGACGAAGTGGTGGGCGTGTTGGGCGTGATAGGGCCGACGCGAATGGCCTATGAGAAAGTCATTCCGTTTGTAGACGTGACCGCAAAATTATTGGGCGCGGCCTTGAATCCCAAATAA